Genomic window (Sphingomonas sp. OV641):
GGACGGCTTGCCGGCCGTCCGGGTGGAACGCTCAGTTTGCGGCGCTGGTCTTCAGATCGCCGTTGAGTCCCGCCGGGAAGAACCCGCCGGCCGAAACGGACGCCTTGTTCAGGTACAGCACGTTCAGCACCGCCGGACTTGAGCGGCTGTATGCGATGCCGTTGCCGTCAGCAGGCGTGATGTTCGCCGCGCCATCGATCGCGACATTCTGATCGAGGTCGCGGCTGCCATCCAGTGCGTCCCGCGCATCGCTGAACCGACCGGCCAGGGTACGCAGCGTCGCATTGGTGAACAGCGCCGTGCGGATCAGGCCCGCATGGTAGCTGTGCGCGCCAAGCAGGCCGAAGAAACCGGTGCGCGTGGTGCCGAGATTGATCAGCGGCTGCAGGCCCTTGTACGCGGTGACGATCACGTCTTGCAGGAAGAACGCGCCCAGTAAGAAGTTGCCGTCGCCCGAATAAGGATTGAACGCTTCGCCGAGCGCCGTGGAGAACGGGCCGTCCGCCGCGCCGGAAATGTTGATCGCCGGCTGCGCCACCGCCTCGGCCGTGATGATGCCGCGCAGATAGGCAATGCGGCGCTGCGATTCAGCGGCGATCTCGCGCGCGCAGGCGGCGGTGAACGGGTCGCTGAACGACACGGGCGCGCCGCCCGTCACTACCCCCGGCGTACCGGTGCCGGTCAGCAGATCGGCGGGAACGCTCGCGCCGGTCGTGGCATAGGCGAAATATTGCGCCTGCAGATATTCAAGCTGAAGCGCGAAGTTGAGCGCGGCGCGATCGGCATTGCTCGTCGAGGTCGCCGTTGGGGTCGGCGTTGGCGTTGGATCCGGATCGGGATCCGAATCATCATCGTCACCGCCACAGGCAGACAGCAGCGCAAGGCCGCCCGCGGCGATGGATGCGCCGCCGGCAAGCTGAAGGAAGCGGCGGCGCTCCGCCTGCCGATCGGCGGTGGGTTCGGGCGGCTGCGGCAGGGTGTCGAGGTCGGTCATGGCGAATGGTCCTGGAAACAAGGGAAACAAGCGAGGCGGGCGGCGCCTCAGCTCGTCGCGGTGGACTTGATCGTGCCGTTGACCCCGGCGGTGAAGAAGCCGCCGCTCGTGGCAGTCCCGCTGTTCAGATACAGGACGTTGAGCACCTGCTGCGGCGTCCGGCTGATGGCGAGGCCATTGGCGTTCAGCGGCGCGACATTGGCGATCGCATCGCCCG
Coding sequences:
- a CDS encoding ferritin-like domain-containing protein, giving the protein MTDLDTLPQPPEPTADRQAERRRFLQLAGGASIAAGGLALLSACGGDDDDSDPDPDPTPTPTPTATSTSNADRAALNFALQLEYLQAQYFAYATTGASVPADLLTGTGTPGVVTGGAPVSFSDPFTAACAREIAAESQRRIAYLRGIITAEAVAQPAINISGAADGPFSTALGEAFNPYSGDGNFLLGAFFLQDVIVTAYKGLQPLINLGTTRTGFFGLLGAHSYHAGLIRTALFTNATLRTLAGRFSDARDALDGSRDLDQNVAIDGAANITPADGNGIAYSRSSPAVLNVLYLNKASVSAGGFFPAGLNGDLKTSAAN